The Deinococcus radiopugnans ATCC 19172 genome window below encodes:
- the coaBC gene encoding bifunctional phosphopantothenoylcysteine decarboxylase/phosphopantothenate--cysteine ligase CoaBC: MAQTAAENQKTVLVIVGGSMAAIKAPSVLRRLRESGARVNAIATRAALAFVTELSLSTAADGPVGTDAAWFSPRPDALHLTLAKADAVVIVGASAELLAGAAGGHANELALATLLSVEGPVLWVPAMNAAMWHSRAVQANVTRLKDWGHHFLGPEVGAFGTRGEGAGLGRMAEPETIAAAVLAVLNPAAPRDLEGLKVVVSAGPTREYLDPVRFISNPSSGKMGFAVAEDARDRGAQVTLVTGPVGLADPPDMAVVRIESALELRDAVLGAAQTADIVVMTAAVADYRAAELKGEKQAKVAGDVSIHLTPNPDILAELGCEKGGRVLVGFAMETHAGVERAAAKAARKNADFILLNYPTQAGTAFGGDDNQVTLVRADGTHEDWPRTSKREVARRLLDEALRVRGARTS; the protein is encoded by the coding sequence ATGGCACAGACGGCGGCAGAGAATCAGAAAACGGTGCTGGTGATCGTGGGCGGCAGCATGGCGGCCATCAAGGCGCCGTCCGTGCTGCGGCGGCTGCGCGAGAGCGGCGCCCGGGTCAACGCCATCGCTACCCGCGCCGCGCTGGCCTTTGTGACCGAGTTGAGCCTGTCCACCGCCGCCGACGGCCCGGTGGGCACCGACGCGGCGTGGTTCTCGCCCCGCCCCGACGCGTTGCACCTGACACTGGCGAAGGCCGACGCCGTGGTCATCGTGGGCGCATCTGCCGAGTTGCTGGCCGGGGCGGCGGGCGGCCACGCGAACGAACTGGCGCTGGCGACACTGCTGAGTGTCGAGGGGCCGGTGCTGTGGGTGCCGGCCATGAACGCGGCCATGTGGCATAGCCGGGCGGTGCAGGCCAACGTAACGCGGCTCAAAGACTGGGGCCATCACTTTCTGGGGCCGGAAGTCGGCGCGTTCGGCACGCGTGGCGAGGGCGCGGGCCTCGGGCGCATGGCCGAGCCGGAGACGATTGCCGCCGCCGTGCTGGCAGTGCTGAACCCTGCCGCCCCGCGCGATCTGGAGGGTTTGAAGGTGGTGGTGTCTGCCGGGCCGACGCGCGAGTATCTGGACCCGGTGCGCTTTATCAGCAACCCCAGCAGCGGTAAGATGGGCTTCGCGGTGGCCGAGGACGCGCGCGACCGGGGCGCGCAGGTCACGCTGGTCACGGGGCCGGTGGGTCTCGCCGATCCGCCTGACATGGCTGTGGTCCGCATCGAGTCGGCGCTGGAACTGCGCGACGCTGTGCTGGGAGCCGCCCAGACCGCCGACATCGTGGTGATGACCGCCGCCGTGGCCGACTACCGCGCCGCCGAGCTGAAAGGGGAAAAGCAGGCCAAGGTGGCGGGCGACGTGAGCATTCACCTGACCCCCAATCCCGACATCCTGGCCGAGCTGGGGTGCGAGAAGGGCGGGCGCGTGCTGGTGGGCTTCGCGATGGAAACGCACGCGGGCGTGGAGCGGGCCGCCGCCAAGGCCGCGCGCAAGAACGCGGATTTCATCCTGCTGAACTACCCCACGCAGGCCGGCACCGCGTTCGGCGGCGACGACAATCAGGTCACCCTGGTCCGCGCCGACGGGACGCACGAGGACTGGCCGCGCACCAGCAAGCGCGAGGTGGCCCGGCGCTTGCTGGACGAGGCGCTGCGGGTGCGCGGGGCGCGGACCAGCTGA
- a CDS encoding SWIM zinc finger family protein: MTPSAAELLAHASAKVRDRALALPKVVGACTRDGDTLRARVQGSRRAPYRVAVDLGRKQWSCSCPDEHNVMCKHVCATLLVYQASPATFVPAPAARRLPNVQGWADADVERLLERVLQHHPAVARDWARVVDEDEGLDDEADW; encoded by the coding sequence ATGACGCCTTCAGCGGCCGAACTGCTGGCCCACGCCAGCGCCAAGGTCCGGGACCGGGCGTTGGCGCTGCCAAAGGTCGTCGGCGCCTGCACCCGCGACGGCGATACCCTACGTGCCCGCGTGCAGGGCAGCCGACGTGCCCCGTACCGCGTGGCGGTGGATCTGGGACGCAAGCAGTGGTCCTGCAGTTGCCCCGACGAGCACAACGTCATGTGCAAGCACGTCTGCGCCACGCTGCTGGTGTATCAGGCGTCCCCGGCCACCTTCGTTCCGGCCCCTGCCGCCCGCCGCCTGCCCAACGTTCAGGGCTGGGCCGACGCGGATGTGGAGCGCCTGCTGGAACGGGTGCTGCAACATCACCCCGCCGTGGCGCGCGACTGGGCGCGTGTCGTGGACGAGGATGAGGGATTGGATGACGAGGCCGACTGGTAA
- the argR gene encoding arginine repressor has protein sequence MPGKLSKEQRQKRIQDIIARESVATQGELVDFLRREDVLVTQATVSRDINELRLVRVPVGKGRHRYALSQSGGHGDVQGELARLFQNFVQDVDRGENVLVVRTAEGHASGVALLMDRLRRDDIVGTIAGEDTIFVVARTTDEGEALMEELHALMLG, from the coding sequence GTGCCAGGCAAGCTCAGCAAGGAACAGCGTCAGAAACGCATTCAGGACATCATCGCCCGCGAGAGCGTCGCCACGCAGGGCGAACTGGTGGACTTCCTGCGGCGCGAGGACGTGCTGGTCACGCAGGCCACCGTCAGCCGCGACATCAACGAGCTGCGGCTGGTGCGCGTGCCGGTGGGCAAGGGCCGCCACCGCTACGCTCTGTCGCAGTCGGGCGGGCACGGCGACGTGCAGGGCGAGCTGGCCCGGCTGTTCCAGAATTTCGTGCAGGACGTGGACCGGGGCGAGAACGTGCTGGTGGTCCGCACCGCCGAGGGCCACGCGTCCGGGGTGGCGCTGCTGATGGACCGCTTGCGCCGCGACGACATCGTGGGCACCATTGCCGGCGAGGACACCATCTTCGTGGTGGCCCGCACCACCGACGAGGGCGAGGCCCTGATGGAAGAGCTGCACGCGCTGATGCTGGGCTAG
- a CDS encoding GNAT family N-acetyltransferase yields the protein MRERPDLAALGRLRKAAWGGQDDGAWWQAVLERSLTWITAFDGTELVGFVNVAWDGGVHAFLLDTTVHPDWGRRGIGVNLVWEATQAARAEGIHWLHVDYEPHLHQFYELCGFRPTSAGLLKLH from the coding sequence GTGCGCGAACGGCCTGATCTGGCCGCGCTGGGTCGGCTGCGGAAAGCGGCGTGGGGCGGCCAGGATGACGGCGCGTGGTGGCAGGCGGTCCTCGAACGCAGCCTGACGTGGATCACGGCTTTTGACGGGACAGAGCTGGTGGGCTTCGTCAACGTGGCGTGGGACGGCGGCGTCCATGCCTTCCTGCTGGACACCACCGTTCATCCGGACTGGGGGCGACGCGGCATCGGGGTCAATCTCGTCTGGGAAGCCACGCAGGCGGCGAGAGCGGAAGGCATTCACTGGCTGCACGTCGATTATGAACCGCACCTGCACCAGTTTTACGAGCTATGCGGCTTCCGCCCCACATCTGCGGGGTTGCTGAAACTGCACTGA
- the ubiE gene encoding bifunctional demethylmenaquinone methyltransferase/2-methoxy-6-polyprenyl-1,4-benzoquinol methylase UbiE, with amino-acid sequence MTAAPRKPSVGDKQDKGSDVQAMFADIAPRYDLLNRVLSLGVDRGWRREAAREALALAPARVLDVATGTADFALELKTRAPQVEVVGSDFVPQMLEIGRTKAAARHLDIALEEGDALNLPYPDGSFDSVTCAFGFRNFADYAQGLSEFWRVLAPGGRAVILEFPPPRAGLFGSLFRFYFQHVLPRIGGLISGNAGAYTYLPESVLAFPPPERLADLMRATGFRTRHRLLTFGIAAIHVGDKL; translated from the coding sequence ATGACCGCCGCACCCCGAAAGCCCTCCGTGGGCGACAAACAGGACAAGGGCAGCGACGTGCAGGCCATGTTTGCCGACATCGCCCCGCGCTACGACCTGCTTAACCGCGTGCTGAGCCTGGGCGTGGACCGGGGCTGGCGGCGCGAGGCGGCGCGGGAGGCGCTGGCCCTCGCCCCGGCGCGGGTGCTGGACGTGGCGACGGGCACGGCGGACTTTGCGCTGGAACTCAAGACCCGTGCGCCGCAGGTCGAGGTGGTGGGCAGCGACTTCGTGCCGCAGATGCTGGAGATCGGGCGGACCAAGGCGGCGGCGCGGCACCTGGACATCGCGCTGGAGGAGGGCGACGCCCTGAACCTGCCCTACCCCGACGGCAGTTTCGACAGCGTAACCTGCGCGTTCGGCTTCCGCAACTTTGCCGACTATGCCCAGGGGCTCTCAGAATTCTGGCGGGTGCTGGCCCCCGGCGGGCGGGCGGTGATCCTGGAGTTTCCGCCGCCCCGCGCCGGGCTGTTCGGTTCTCTGTTCCGGTTTTACTTTCAGCACGTGCTGCCGCGCATTGGCGGGTTGATCAGCGGCAACGCAGGCGCGTACACCTATCTGCCCGAGAGCGTGCTCGCCTTTCCGCCCCCCGAGCGACTGGCGGATCTGATGCGCGCCACTGGCTTCCGAACCCGCCACCGCCTGCTGACCTTCGGCATCGCGGCGATTCACGTGGGGGATAAGCTGTAG
- a CDS encoding AEC family transporter — translation MFQALSNVLLPVMIVAGLGALLASRMKIDQVTVSRLTMYLLIPALVLDVILRTPVRAAEAGQLGLAFLLVMAVSLGLGAVAGLGRPDAERRSLSAASGIWNSGNMGLPIALFVFGDSGFDRATVVFLVSIVAMYIVGPAIYGSASRSGQRYGAADIFKSVFRLPTVWVALIAVALRVLNVPLPQGVTRGVSLLAEATLPLVLLSLGLQLGAGGWPPLNRRVWLAGVVRLIGGPLIALGVGFLVGLRGESLAVLVLSASMPTAVNALLIAQEYGGDADTVAGVVLVTTLGSVLTIAAVVALLPGLG, via the coding sequence ATGTTCCAGGCCCTGAGCAACGTGCTGCTGCCCGTGATGATCGTCGCCGGACTGGGGGCGCTGCTGGCCTCGCGCATGAAGATCGATCAGGTCACGGTCTCGCGCCTCACCATGTACCTGCTGATTCCGGCGCTGGTGCTGGACGTGATTCTGCGCACGCCTGTACGCGCCGCCGAGGCCGGGCAACTGGGGCTGGCTTTTTTGCTGGTGATGGCCGTGTCGCTGGGGCTGGGCGCCGTGGCCGGGCTGGGCCGCCCCGACGCCGAACGCCGCAGCCTGAGCGCCGCCTCGGGCATCTGGAACAGCGGCAACATGGGGCTGCCGATTGCGCTGTTCGTGTTCGGGGACAGCGGGTTTGACCGGGCCACCGTCGTGTTTCTGGTCTCGATTGTCGCCATGTACATCGTCGGCCCGGCCATCTACGGTTCGGCCTCCAGGTCTGGGCAGCGGTACGGCGCGGCCGACATCTTCAAGTCGGTGTTCCGGCTGCCCACCGTCTGGGTGGCGCTGATCGCCGTGGCGCTGCGGGTGCTGAATGTGCCGCTGCCGCAGGGCGTGACGCGCGGGGTGTCGCTGCTGGCCGAGGCCACGCTGCCGCTGGTGCTGCTCTCGCTGGGCCTGCAACTGGGCGCGGGCGGATGGCCACCCCTGAACCGCCGGGTGTGGCTGGCGGGTGTGGTGCGGCTGATCGGCGGCCCGCTGATCGCGCTGGGCGTGGGCTTTCTGGTGGGCCTGCGCGGCGAATCGCTGGCGGTGCTGGTGCTGTCGGCCAGCATGCCCACCGCCGTGAACGCGCTGCTGATCGCCCAGGAATACGGCGGCGACGCGGACACGGTGGCGGGCGTGGTGCTGGTCACGACGCTGGGCTCGGTGCTGACCATTGCGGCGGTGGTGGCGCTGCTGCCGGGGCTGGGGTAG
- a CDS encoding nucleobase:cation symporter-2 family protein, which produces MTTAPTRNNVHPVDEVLAPQNMIAFGLQHVLSMYAGIVAVPLVLASALGLDSETVVRIIGASFFMCGVATIIQTIGFAGFGAKLPIVQGTTFASVATMIAIGKSFGLPGIFGAVIAGGVLTVLLAPYFSKLLRFFPPVVAGTVILMIGVSLMPVAIKWAGGGTPGITPTFGAPINLGLATLTLVIVLLLTRFGKGFLSRVAVLLGLVIGTVVAALLGQADFSKVATAEWFGFTMPFHFGTPTFSLVPVLSMLLVMLVVMVETTADLLAIGEVTDKHVDAGDVAKGLRADGLSTALGGIFCAFPFTAFAQNVGLVRFTGIKSRFVVAVAGVILMLLGFLPKLSAVVSAIPLPVLGGAGLVLFGTVAAAGVQTLSKVNMNDTRNLIIVAVSVALGVIPSTVPTLYEKLPEQAQLFLDSGITSAALAAIILNILFNIVGNNTPHPSSLAPSSSNAPEPSDFHA; this is translated from the coding sequence ATGACGACAGCACCAACGCGCAACAACGTCCACCCCGTCGACGAGGTTCTGGCTCCCCAGAACATGATTGCTTTCGGGCTCCAGCACGTGCTGAGCATGTACGCGGGCATCGTGGCCGTGCCGCTGGTGCTGGCGTCGGCCCTGGGCCTGGACAGCGAGACCGTGGTCCGTATCATCGGGGCCAGCTTCTTCATGTGTGGCGTGGCCACCATCATCCAGACCATCGGCTTCGCAGGGTTCGGGGCCAAGCTGCCTATCGTGCAGGGCACCACCTTCGCCTCGGTGGCCACCATGATCGCCATCGGCAAGTCCTTTGGGCTGCCGGGCATTTTCGGGGCGGTGATCGCGGGGGGCGTGCTGACTGTTCTGCTGGCGCCGTACTTCTCCAAGCTGCTGCGCTTCTTCCCGCCGGTGGTGGCCGGCACGGTGATCCTGATGATCGGCGTCTCGCTGATGCCGGTGGCGATCAAGTGGGCCGGCGGCGGCACGCCCGGCATCACGCCCACGTTCGGCGCCCCCATCAACCTGGGCCTGGCCACCCTGACGCTGGTGATCGTGCTGCTGCTTACGCGCTTCGGCAAAGGCTTCCTGAGCCGGGTCGCCGTGCTGCTGGGCCTGGTCATCGGGACCGTGGTGGCTGCCCTGCTGGGACAGGCGGATTTCTCCAAGGTGGCGACCGCCGAATGGTTCGGCTTCACCATGCCATTCCACTTCGGTACGCCCACCTTCAGCCTGGTGCCGGTGCTGTCCATGCTGCTGGTGATGCTGGTGGTCATGGTGGAAACCACCGCCGATCTGCTGGCCATCGGTGAAGTGACCGACAAGCACGTGGACGCGGGCGACGTGGCCAAGGGCCTGCGCGCCGACGGCCTGTCCACGGCGCTGGGCGGCATCTTCTGCGCCTTCCCCTTTACCGCCTTCGCCCAGAACGTCGGCCTGGTGCGCTTCACCGGCATCAAGAGCCGTTTCGTGGTGGCCGTGGCCGGCGTGATTCTGATGCTGCTGGGCTTTCTGCCCAAGCTGAGCGCGGTGGTCTCGGCCATTCCGCTGCCTGTCCTGGGCGGGGCGGGGCTGGTGCTGTTCGGCACGGTGGCCGCCGCCGGGGTGCAGACCCTGTCCAAGGTCAACATGAACGACACCCGCAACCTGATCATCGTGGCCGTCAGCGTGGCGCTGGGCGTGATTCCTTCCACGGTGCCCACCCTGTACGAGAAGCTGCCCGAACAGGCCCAGCTGTTCCTGGACAGCGGCATCACCTCCGCCGCGCTGGCCGCGATCATCCTGAACATCCTGTTCAACATCGTGGGCAACAACACGCCGCACCCGTCCTCGCTGGCCCCCAGCTCCAGCAACGCGCCGGAACCGAGCGACTTCCACGCCTGA
- a CDS encoding UDP-N-acetylmuramoyl-L-alanyl-D-glutamate--2,6-diaminopimelate ligase: MRLQALAAALNLPPTDLPDLPVRGVTHNADWAGPGDVFVAIRGARFDGHRFIEQVRQAGAVAVLGEGLPDGLTSPLPYLRVPDARAALADAAAALEDQPSRELRVVGVTGTDGKTTTAWLTRHLLRAAGLKTGLLSTVGYELPDGELRHFPAHFTTPEAPQVQRTLRELVTAGADAAVLEASSHALALERVRGVDWDVAVWTHLSREHLDFHGTVEGYFAEKRKLVERARHAVLNADDPWTAQLTGLAPEETTYSAEGTQADWTAHDIREGAGGLDWRVTSPLGEFQAHLPMIGRFNVANALAGMAAAAQLGATKEDLIAGLAYFRGVPGRMELLPGDGAAPRVIVDFAHTPPSLEKALATLRTTTPGRLWVLIGSAGGPRDPGKRAPLGEVASRLADHAVFTEEDCRDTSLADILREMERGAQETGHENFTTIADRAEAIAWIIRQAQPGDTVLLAGKGPEDTLERADETLPWDEVAVARAALAAWAAPATP, from the coding sequence ATGCGTCTGCAAGCCCTGGCCGCCGCCCTGAATCTGCCGCCCACTGATCTGCCTGACCTGCCTGTGCGCGGCGTCACCCACAACGCCGACTGGGCGGGGCCGGGGGACGTGTTCGTGGCGATTCGCGGGGCACGCTTCGACGGCCACCGCTTCATAGAACAGGTGCGGCAGGCCGGGGCGGTGGCGGTGCTGGGCGAGGGCCTGCCGGACGGCCTGACCTCGCCGCTGCCCTACCTGCGGGTGCCAGACGCGCGGGCGGCGCTGGCGGACGCGGCGGCGGCCCTTGAGGACCAGCCCAGCCGGGAGCTGCGGGTCGTGGGGGTCACCGGCACCGACGGCAAGACCACCACCGCGTGGCTGACCCGCCACCTGTTGCGCGCGGCGGGCCTGAAGACGGGCCTGCTCAGCACCGTGGGCTACGAGTTGCCGGACGGCGAACTGCGGCACTTCCCGGCCCACTTCACCACCCCCGAGGCCCCGCAGGTCCAGCGCACCCTGCGCGAACTGGTGACGGCGGGTGCGGACGCGGCGGTGCTGGAGGCCAGCAGCCACGCGCTGGCCCTGGAGCGGGTGCGCGGCGTGGACTGGGACGTGGCGGTCTGGACGCACCTGAGCCGCGAACACCTGGATTTTCACGGCACCGTGGAAGGGTACTTCGCCGAGAAACGCAAGCTGGTGGAACGCGCCCGTCACGCCGTCCTGAATGCGGACGATCCGTGGACCGCGCAGCTGACCGGCCTCGCGCCAGAGGAAACGACCTACAGCGCCGAGGGCACGCAGGCCGACTGGACGGCTCATGACATCAGGGAAGGCGCGGGCGGGCTGGACTGGCGCGTCACCTCACCCCTGGGAGAATTCCAGGCGCACCTGCCGATGATCGGGCGCTTCAACGTGGCCAATGCGCTGGCGGGGATGGCGGCGGCGGCCCAACTGGGCGCGACGAAGGAGGACCTGATCGCTGGTCTGGCCTACTTCCGGGGGGTGCCGGGGCGCATGGAGTTGCTGCCCGGCGACGGCGCTGCCCCGCGCGTGATCGTGGATTTCGCGCACACGCCGCCCAGTCTGGAAAAGGCGCTGGCGACGTTACGCACCACCACGCCAGGGCGGCTGTGGGTGCTGATCGGTTCGGCGGGCGGGCCGCGCGATCCGGGCAAGCGGGCGCCGCTGGGCGAGGTGGCTTCCCGGCTGGCCGATCACGCCGTCTTCACGGAAGAGGATTGCCGCGACACCTCCCTGGCCGACATCCTGCGCGAGATGGAGCGGGGGGCTCAGGAAACAGGACACGAAAACTTCACCACCATTGCCGACCGGGCAGAGGCGATTGCGTGGATCATCCGGCAGGCGCAACCGGGAGACACCGTGCTGCTGGCCGGCAAGGGGCCTGAAGACACCCTGGAACGCGCCGACGAGACCCTGCCGTGGGATGAGGTGGCCGTGGCGCGGGCGGCGCTGGCCGCGTGGGCTGCGCCCGCCACACCATGA